A stretch of the Archangium violaceum genome encodes the following:
- a CDS encoding uracil-DNA glycosylase, whose protein sequence is MSESKAAGKGAAEWARLHEEIITCRACPRLVEWREQVAREKRRAFRDWTYWGRPVPGFGDARAELVIIGLAPAAHGANRTGRVFTGDRSGDFLFAGLHRAGFANQPRSEHREDGLALKGAYIVAPCKCAPPDNKPLPEELARCTPFMDREMALLPTRVVLALGAIAWSATLAWLERVGVDIPSPRPAFGHGAELALPGAPVLLGCYHVSQQNTQTGRLTPAMFDAVMGRARELIENRRGR, encoded by the coding sequence GTGTCCGAGAGCAAGGCAGCGGGGAAGGGCGCGGCGGAATGGGCGCGCCTGCATGAGGAGATCATCACCTGCCGGGCGTGTCCCCGGCTGGTGGAGTGGCGGGAGCAGGTGGCGCGGGAGAAGCGCCGGGCCTTCCGGGACTGGACGTACTGGGGCCGGCCGGTCCCTGGCTTCGGAGACGCCCGGGCGGAACTGGTCATCATCGGGCTGGCGCCGGCGGCACATGGGGCCAACCGGACGGGCCGGGTCTTCACCGGGGATCGCTCGGGGGACTTCCTCTTCGCCGGGCTGCACCGGGCGGGGTTCGCCAACCAGCCCCGGAGCGAGCACCGGGAGGACGGCCTCGCGTTGAAGGGGGCCTACATCGTCGCGCCGTGCAAGTGCGCGCCGCCGGACAACAAGCCCCTGCCGGAGGAGCTGGCCCGGTGCACGCCCTTCATGGACCGGGAGATGGCGCTGCTGCCCACCCGGGTGGTCCTGGCCCTGGGGGCCATCGCCTGGAGCGCGACCCTCGCCTGGCTGGAGAGGGTGGGGGTGGACATTCCCTCGCCCCGGCCCGCGTTCGGCCACGGTGCGGAGCTGGCCCTGCCGGGGGCGCCGGTGCTGCTGGGCTGCTACCACGTGAGCCAGCAGAACACCCAGACGGGCCGGCTCACCCCCGCCATGTTCGACGCGGTGATGGGCCGGGCCCGGGAGCTGATCGAAAATCGTCGGGGAAGATGA
- the rpmI gene encoding 50S ribosomal protein L35 translates to MPKLKTRSGAKKRFQVKKSGKVKFAKAFGKHLFTHAKSQKLKREHRGTGHLKDMDAKKVIKELFPFGAN, encoded by the coding sequence ATGCCCAAGTTGAAGACCCGTAGCGGCGCCAAGAAGCGCTTCCAGGTGAAGAAGTCCGGCAAGGTGAAGTTCGCCAAGGCCTTCGGCAAGCACCTCTTCACCCACGCCAAGTCCCAGAAGCTCAAGCGCGAGCACCGCGGCACCGGGCACCTGAAGGACATGGACGCCAAGAAGGTGATCAAGGAGCTCTTCCCCTTCGGGGCGAACTAA
- a CDS encoding M2 family metallopeptidase yields MNRTPPVKHLLRAALVAVPLVATPGCTPSAHGSTAASQEPRASESSTQTQKSAEVQPTAEDARQFATRVNEELKRLWVRQSTAEWIKATYITDDTERNAATVNEEVMGYINQAIKEAARFKDVQGLDADTARTLHLLRVSSSLVAPSDARKRSELASIAAKLEGLYGKGKYCGKDGKGQCKDLGELSDVMAKSRDYDELLEAWVGWHAIAQPMRPLYQRMVSISNEGAQEIGFPDLGALWRSNYDMPPEAFEKEAQRLWGQVKPLYDDLHCYVRARLAKQYGEDKVPAGKAIPAHLLGNMWAQEWNNIYNLVEPYKGQPSLDVDAELKRQDYDAIRMVKTGEGFFTSLGLEPLPQTFWERSQFTKPRDREVVCHASAWDVTYDNDLRIKMCIKPTEEDLVTIHHELGHNYYYTYYYKLPALYQQGAHDGFHEAIGDAITLSITPGYLKQMGLLKEVPKGDKGLINLQMKDAMEKVAFLPFGLLVDQWRWEVLSGRVKPEDYNKAWWALREKYQGVRAPVARSEQDFDPGAKYHVPANVPYTRYFLARILQFQFHRALCQAAGHQGALHECSIYGNKEAGKRLQAMLEMGASKPWPDALEALTGQREMDASAMLEYFTPLRTWLQEQNKGQKCGW; encoded by the coding sequence ATGAATCGTACCCCTCCCGTCAAGCACCTCCTGCGCGCGGCCCTCGTGGCCGTGCCGCTCGTCGCAACTCCTGGCTGTACGCCCTCGGCGCATGGCTCCACCGCCGCCTCCCAGGAGCCTCGTGCCTCGGAGTCTTCCACTCAGACGCAGAAGTCCGCCGAGGTCCAGCCCACGGCCGAGGACGCGCGTCAGTTCGCCACCCGCGTGAACGAGGAACTCAAGCGGCTGTGGGTACGGCAGTCCACGGCCGAGTGGATCAAGGCCACCTACATCACCGACGACACCGAGCGGAACGCGGCCACCGTCAACGAGGAGGTGATGGGCTACATCAACCAGGCCATCAAGGAGGCCGCCCGCTTCAAGGACGTGCAGGGGCTGGACGCGGACACCGCGCGCACGCTGCACCTGTTGCGCGTGTCCTCCTCGCTGGTCGCGCCCAGCGATGCGCGGAAGCGCTCGGAGCTGGCCTCCATCGCCGCGAAGCTCGAGGGCCTTTACGGCAAGGGCAAGTACTGCGGCAAGGATGGCAAGGGCCAGTGCAAGGACCTGGGCGAGCTGTCCGATGTGATGGCGAAGAGCCGCGACTACGACGAGCTGCTCGAGGCCTGGGTGGGGTGGCACGCCATCGCGCAGCCGATGCGCCCGCTCTACCAGCGCATGGTGAGCATCTCCAACGAGGGGGCCCAGGAGATCGGTTTCCCGGACCTCGGCGCGCTCTGGCGCTCCAACTACGACATGCCGCCCGAGGCCTTCGAGAAGGAGGCCCAGCGGCTGTGGGGGCAGGTGAAGCCCCTCTATGACGACCTGCACTGCTACGTGCGCGCCCGGCTGGCGAAGCAGTACGGCGAGGACAAGGTGCCCGCCGGCAAGGCCATCCCCGCGCACCTGCTCGGCAACATGTGGGCGCAGGAGTGGAACAACATCTACAACCTGGTGGAGCCCTACAAGGGGCAGCCCAGCCTGGACGTGGACGCCGAGCTGAAGCGGCAGGACTACGACGCCATCCGCATGGTGAAGACGGGCGAGGGCTTCTTCACCTCGTTGGGCCTCGAGCCGCTGCCGCAGACGTTCTGGGAGCGCTCGCAGTTCACCAAGCCGCGCGACCGCGAGGTGGTGTGCCATGCCAGCGCGTGGGACGTCACCTACGACAACGATCTGCGCATCAAGATGTGTATCAAGCCCACCGAGGAGGATCTGGTCACCATCCACCACGAGTTGGGGCACAACTACTACTACACGTACTACTACAAGCTCCCCGCCCTCTATCAGCAGGGCGCGCATGACGGCTTCCACGAGGCCATCGGCGATGCGATCACCCTCTCCATCACGCCGGGCTATCTCAAGCAGATGGGTCTGCTGAAGGAGGTGCCCAAGGGGGACAAGGGCCTCATCAACCTGCAGATGAAGGACGCCATGGAGAAGGTGGCCTTCCTGCCCTTCGGTCTGCTCGTGGACCAGTGGCGCTGGGAGGTGCTCTCCGGGCGGGTGAAGCCGGAGGACTACAACAAGGCGTGGTGGGCACTTCGCGAGAAGTACCAGGGCGTGCGCGCGCCGGTGGCGCGCTCCGAGCAGGACTTCGATCCGGGCGCCAAGTACCACGTCCCCGCCAACGTCCCCTACACGCGCTACTTCCTGGCGCGTATCCTCCAGTTCCAGTTCCACCGCGCGCTCTGCCAGGCCGCCGGGCACCAGGGCGCCCTCCACGAGTGCTCCATCTACGGCAACAAGGAGGCCGGAAAGCGGCTCCAGGCCATGCTGGAGATGGGCGCCAGCAAGCCGTGGCCCGACGCGCTCGAGGCCCTCACCGGACAGCGGGAGATGGATGCTTCAGCCATGCTGGAGTACTTCACTCCGCTGCGAACCTGGCTGCAGGAGCAGAACAAGGGTCAAAAGTGCGGTTGGTAG
- the infC gene encoding translation initiation factor IF-3, translating to MPVFRGEYLLPLLEGFHIARDQRTNRRIRAREVRVVGPEGEQLGVLPIEAALERAQSAGMDLVEVNPMAKPPVCKIMDYGKFKYEEKKRASEAKKKQVVVHLKEIKLRPKTEEHDYEFKVRNVRRFLEEGNKAKVTIMFRGREITHKELGSAILDDVIKDLKDVAVVEQMPRMEGRQMFMIIAPNPKVAARARELARQQAAAAEKAEGKSEGGKKSEAPAAGGKAEDQAVAQAPVPAPAAAAPASQSGGAK from the coding sequence TTGCCCGTCTTCCGAGGGGAGTACCTACTCCCACTGCTGGAGGGCTTTCACATCGCTCGCGACCAAAGAACGAATCGCCGCATCCGTGCTCGGGAAGTCCGCGTCGTAGGGCCGGAAGGCGAGCAGCTCGGAGTCCTGCCGATCGAAGCAGCCCTGGAGCGTGCTCAGTCCGCGGGGATGGACCTCGTCGAGGTCAACCCCATGGCCAAGCCGCCGGTCTGCAAGATCATGGACTACGGCAAGTTCAAGTACGAGGAGAAGAAGCGGGCCTCGGAAGCGAAGAAGAAGCAGGTCGTCGTCCACCTGAAGGAAATCAAGCTCCGCCCGAAGACGGAGGAGCATGACTACGAGTTCAAGGTTCGCAACGTGCGCCGCTTCCTCGAGGAGGGGAACAAGGCCAAGGTCACGATCATGTTCCGTGGCCGGGAGATCACGCACAAGGAGCTGGGCTCGGCCATCCTGGACGACGTCATCAAGGATTTGAAGGACGTGGCGGTGGTGGAGCAGATGCCGCGGATGGAAGGGCGGCAGATGTTCATGATCATCGCCCCGAACCCGAAGGTGGCGGCGAGGGCGCGCGAGCTTGCCCGGCAGCAGGCGGCGGCGGCGGAGAAGGCGGAGGGCAAGTCCGAGGGTGGCAAGAAGTCCGAGGCTCCCGCGGCAGGCGGCAAGGCCGAGGATCAGGCAGTGGCTCAGGCCCCCGTGCCTGCTCCCGCGGCGGCCGCTCCGGCGTCCCAGTCCGGGGGCGCGAAATAG
- a CDS encoding PEGA domain-containing protein, whose protein sequence is MLVWSGKWRGRRGVALVLGGLVLGCASGPRPEQVQSPAADRARELLRSSHSRDGNLLLRCEPSDAEVYLDGVVQGVCTDFDGGPNGLQVGVGLHRIDVKKDGYWPYTTYYEPGRARARLTIKLRPVEP, encoded by the coding sequence ATGCTGGTCTGGAGTGGGAAGTGGCGGGGCAGGCGAGGGGTTGCCCTGGTGCTCGGGGGGCTGGTTCTCGGGTGTGCCTCGGGTCCCCGTCCAGAGCAGGTGCAATCCCCGGCGGCGGACCGCGCGCGCGAGCTGCTGCGTTCCTCTCATTCGCGTGATGGCAACCTGCTGTTGCGGTGCGAGCCCTCGGATGCCGAGGTGTACCTGGATGGAGTGGTCCAGGGCGTGTGCACCGACTTCGATGGAGGGCCGAACGGGCTCCAGGTCGGGGTGGGGCTGCACCGCATCGACGTGAAGAAGGACGGCTACTGGCCGTACACCACGTATTACGAGCCAGGCCGTGCCCGTGCGAGGCTGACCATCAAATTGCGGCCGGTGGAGCCGTAG
- the rplT gene encoding 50S ribosomal protein L20: MRVKKGFKARRRRNRILKLAKGYRGRRKNCYKRANQAVERALDYATRDRAARKRNFRSLWIVRINAAARTVGLSYSRLIAGLAKNKIALDRKVLADMAVADPAGFAAVANIAKAA, translated from the coding sequence ATGCGCGTCAAGAAGGGTTTCAAGGCTCGTCGCCGTCGTAATCGGATTCTGAAGCTGGCCAAGGGTTACCGTGGCCGTCGCAAGAACTGCTACAAGCGGGCCAACCAGGCCGTGGAGCGCGCGCTGGATTACGCCACCCGCGACCGCGCCGCGCGGAAGCGCAACTTCCGCTCCCTGTGGATCGTCCGCATCAACGCGGCCGCCCGCACCGTGGGCCTGTCCTACTCCCGCCTGATCGCCGGTCTGGCCAAGAACAAGATCGCCCTGGATCGCAAGGTCCTGGCCGACATGGCCGTGGCGGATCCCGCCGGTTTTGCCGCTGTCGCCAACATCGCGAAGGCGGCCTGA
- a CDS encoding PilZ domain-containing protein: MSDKRKSARVPLDVYLNKYMGGVPYMARAADISQEGVSLARLLEPEQDARRVGLQFQLPGSEEVIYAEGEVVREWVEAGSPRRDERSGVRFTLLTERHRRLIDDYVTRNTQGH, from the coding sequence ATGAGCGACAAGCGGAAGAGCGCGCGGGTTCCCCTCGACGTCTACCTGAACAAGTACATGGGGGGCGTCCCGTACATGGCCCGAGCCGCCGACATCAGCCAGGAGGGCGTGAGCCTGGCGCGCCTGTTGGAGCCCGAGCAGGACGCCCGGCGGGTGGGGCTCCAGTTCCAGCTGCCCGGCTCGGAAGAGGTCATCTACGCCGAGGGCGAGGTGGTGCGTGAGTGGGTGGAGGCCGGCAGCCCGCGCCGCGACGAGCGTTCGGGCGTTCGCTTCACGCTGCTCACCGAGCGGCACCGCCGGCTGATTGATGACTACGTGACACGCAACACGCAGGGCCACTGA
- a CDS encoding SGNH/GDSL hydrolase family protein yields MSRFVKRTLRKSAAGLCALMLGAFGCGGADAVEQGDVTPTEEQALVTRKVMPIGDSITQAAAGHASYRCPLWQKIRAGGYTADFVGSQTGGYSGANSCTVSGFDVNHEGHWGWRADQILASISGWATTYRPDIVLIHLGTNDLFQGNTIDSTLQEIGQIIDKLRAVNPSVKVFLAKVIQSTRSNTTLDAFNQRIPAFATSKSTTTSPVIVVDQWTGFNASTDTYDGVHPNATGEAKMAERWFQAIRSSL; encoded by the coding sequence ATGTCTCGATTCGTGAAGCGCACCCTGCGGAAGTCGGCAGCGGGACTGTGTGCCTTGATGCTGGGCGCGTTCGGTTGTGGAGGCGCCGATGCGGTCGAGCAGGGTGATGTGACACCGACGGAGGAGCAGGCGCTCGTGACCCGGAAGGTCATGCCCATTGGGGACTCCATCACCCAGGCCGCCGCGGGCCATGCCAGCTACCGCTGCCCGCTGTGGCAGAAGATCCGCGCTGGCGGTTACACCGCCGATTTCGTCGGAAGCCAGACGGGCGGGTACTCCGGCGCGAACAGCTGCACGGTCAGCGGGTTCGACGTCAACCACGAGGGGCACTGGGGCTGGCGTGCCGATCAGATCCTGGCCAGCATCTCCGGGTGGGCGACCACCTACCGGCCGGACATCGTGTTGATCCACCTGGGGACGAACGATCTCTTCCAGGGCAACACCATCGACAGCACCCTTCAGGAGATCGGGCAGATCATCGACAAGCTCCGCGCGGTGAACCCGAGCGTCAAGGTGTTCCTCGCCAAGGTCATCCAGTCCACGAGATCGAACACCACCCTGGATGCCTTCAATCAGCGCATCCCGGCGTTCGCCACGTCGAAGAGCACGACGACCTCGCCGGTGATCGTCGTGGATCAGTGGACGGGGTTCAACGCGTCGACGGACACCTACGACGGAGTCCATCCGAACGCCACGGGCGAGGCGAAGATGGCCGAGCGCTGGTTCCAGGCGATCCGCTCCAGTCTGTGA
- a CDS encoding AI-2E family transporter: MAREVPAEVPLQVVRFEPGPAPSPVEPPEPEVGLSEAEARRVDFAWSLGMVGSLALVFALLSVFGGVAVPVLLALFMAYVLNPPVTALERRGLNRAVGSSVVFGACVLLMVGAVLYLIPVFRDEAAKLPDFFLRASERVVPQVETLLGRPLPDLLRQRMTELGGQASELLQSAGPTAARLVASFAGNTARFVATLLGLLVVPVLAFFFLQDYPNLVGLVKGLVPRRAVGLVSRRFSEVDDVLSAFVRGQITVGAILSVLYSTGLGFARIDMAIVIGVISGFGNMVPYLGTTLGVVLALLGLMLSWQGPWQLAVVAGTFVVGQMAEGFVITPRVVGDKVGLSSVSVIIAILAFGELFGFTGILLAVPTTAILKVVLRVVVERYQKTVLYKGEGPAA, encoded by the coding sequence ATGGCGCGGGAGGTCCCGGCGGAGGTTCCCCTGCAGGTGGTCAGGTTCGAGCCAGGGCCGGCGCCGTCTCCGGTGGAGCCACCGGAGCCCGAGGTGGGGCTCTCCGAGGCGGAGGCGCGGCGGGTGGACTTCGCCTGGTCGCTGGGCATGGTGGGCTCGTTGGCGCTGGTGTTCGCGCTGCTGTCGGTATTCGGCGGGGTGGCGGTGCCGGTGTTGCTGGCGCTCTTCATGGCGTACGTGCTCAACCCGCCCGTCACCGCGCTGGAGCGCCGGGGCCTCAACCGCGCCGTGGGCTCGAGCGTGGTGTTCGGCGCGTGCGTGCTGCTGATGGTGGGGGCGGTGCTGTACCTCATCCCCGTCTTCCGCGACGAGGCGGCCAAGTTGCCGGACTTCTTCCTCCGGGCCAGCGAGCGGGTGGTGCCGCAGGTGGAGACGCTGCTGGGGCGCCCGTTGCCGGATCTGCTGAGGCAGCGCATGACGGAGCTGGGGGGACAGGCCTCGGAGCTGCTCCAGAGCGCGGGGCCCACGGCGGCGCGGCTGGTGGCGAGCTTCGCGGGCAACACCGCCCGGTTCGTGGCCACGCTGCTGGGCCTGCTGGTGGTGCCGGTGCTGGCCTTCTTCTTCCTGCAGGACTACCCGAACCTGGTGGGGCTGGTGAAGGGGCTGGTGCCTCGCCGGGCGGTGGGGCTGGTCAGCCGGCGCTTCTCCGAGGTGGATGACGTCCTGTCCGCCTTCGTGCGCGGCCAGATCACCGTGGGGGCCATCCTGTCGGTGCTCTACAGCACGGGCCTGGGGTTCGCGCGCATCGACATGGCCATCGTCATCGGCGTCATCTCCGGGTTCGGCAACATGGTGCCCTATCTGGGAACGACCCTGGGCGTGGTGCTGGCGCTGCTGGGGCTGATGCTGTCCTGGCAGGGGCCGTGGCAGCTCGCGGTGGTCGCCGGCACGTTCGTGGTGGGCCAGATGGCCGAGGGGTTCGTCATCACCCCGCGCGTGGTGGGGGACAAGGTGGGCCTCTCGTCGGTGTCCGTCATCATCGCCATCCTGGCCTTCGGCGAGCTGTTCGGCTTCACCGGCATCCTGCTCGCGGTGCCCACGACGGCCATCCTCAAGGTGGTGCTGCGCGTGGTGGTGGAGCGTTACCAGAAGACGGTCCTCTACAAGGGAGAGGGACCGGCCGCCTGA
- a CDS encoding cold-shock protein — MATGTVKWFNDAKGFGFITQDGGGEDVFCHHTAINMDGFRTLAEGQRVEFEVTKGPKGLQAQNVRPA, encoded by the coding sequence ATGGCGACTGGTACGGTGAAGTGGTTCAACGATGCGAAGGGGTTCGGATTCATCACGCAGGATGGCGGTGGCGAGGACGTGTTCTGCCACCACACCGCGATCAACATGGATGGGTTCCGCACCCTGGCCGAGGGTCAGCGGGTCGAGTTCGAGGTGACCAAGGGCCCCAAGGGCCTGCAGGCGCAGAACGTGCGTCCCGCCTAG
- a CDS encoding FKBP-type peptidyl-prolyl cis-trans isomerase: MRFGMLAAALLGLAGMQAQAQQAQGQTQLKTEDEKTVYALGLSIGRSIKVFDLSPAEIEIVKKGMTDSLTNAKPAVELDTYGPKLQGLAKARGEKAGQKFLEEAAKEKGAVKLPSGVIYKELKAGTGPSPKASDTVKVNYRGTLTSGVEFDSSYKRGQPAEFPLDGVIPCWTEGVQKMKVGGKAQLVCPAKQAYGEQGSPPTIPPNATLVFEVELLSIGSQGADVPRAQPAKPGKQ, from the coding sequence ATGCGATTCGGAATGTTGGCGGCGGCACTGCTCGGCCTCGCCGGGATGCAGGCCCAGGCTCAGCAGGCGCAGGGACAAACACAGCTCAAGACCGAGGATGAGAAGACGGTCTATGCACTCGGCCTGTCGATCGGACGCAGCATCAAGGTCTTCGACCTGAGCCCAGCCGAGATCGAGATCGTCAAGAAGGGCATGACGGACTCCCTCACCAACGCCAAGCCCGCGGTGGAGCTGGACACCTATGGACCCAAGCTCCAGGGGCTCGCCAAGGCCCGGGGCGAGAAGGCCGGCCAGAAGTTCCTGGAGGAGGCCGCCAAGGAGAAGGGCGCGGTCAAGCTGCCCTCCGGCGTCATCTACAAGGAGCTGAAGGCCGGCACCGGCCCGAGCCCCAAGGCCTCGGACACGGTGAAGGTGAACTACCGCGGCACGCTCACCAGCGGCGTCGAGTTCGACAGCTCCTACAAGCGCGGCCAGCCCGCCGAGTTCCCGCTCGACGGCGTCATCCCCTGCTGGACCGAGGGCGTGCAGAAGATGAAGGTCGGTGGCAAGGCCCAGCTCGTGTGCCCCGCCAAGCAGGCCTACGGTGAGCAGGGCTCGCCTCCCACCATCCCGCCCAACGCCACCCTGGTGTTCGAGGTCGAGCTGCTCAGCATCGGAAGCCAGGGCGCGGATGTCCCGCGCGCGCAGCCCGCGAAGCCGGGCAAGCAGTAG
- the thrS gene encoding threonine--tRNA ligase — protein sequence MADQITVTLPDGSQKQAPRGMTIGDFVRESIGAGLAKAALFARVNGEDMDLSRPLNEDAKLQIFTSKSPEGLELIRHDAAHVVASAVQRLFPGTQVTIGPATEEGFYYDFFREKPFTPEDLEKIEEEANKEIAKNLPFVRTEVSMDEAIKLFEEKGEKFKVEIVRDIAAKGARTLTLYTHGDWVDFCLGPHAPTTGKIGVIKLLSTSGAYWRGDHRNPMLQRIYGTAFFDKKALQEYLTRMEEARKRDHRKLGKELDLFHFHQYSPGAAFWTPKGTTLYNTLSAFMRRLTSETGYVEIKTPLLYNKGLWETSGHWGKYKENMFLVLDSESGEHDFSLKPMNCPSHHLYYGFKKHSYRDLPLRLHTQDVLHRNEAAGSLGGLTRVRQFCQDDAHIYCREDQIPDEVRRFVQLLDRVYKAVGLSYSVKLSTRPEKRLGDDALWDRAEAGLKSALESLGLQYELKPGDGAFYGPKIDFDVSDSIGRKWQLGTIQLDYLAPERFDLSYVGEDNAEHRPVVLHRAIYGSFERFIAILIEHFAGAFPAWLAPIQGVIVTVADRQRDYALKVRDQLRAKGYRVDYDERGLTLNAKIRDAQLQKIPFTLVVGDNEVEAGGVSPRRYGGEDLKTMKLEAFEALLEKEAAWP from the coding sequence ATGGCGGATCAGATCACGGTGACCCTCCCCGACGGCAGCCAGAAGCAGGCGCCGCGGGGCATGACCATCGGGGACTTCGTGCGCGAGAGCATCGGGGCGGGCCTGGCCAAGGCCGCCCTGTTCGCGCGCGTGAATGGCGAGGACATGGATCTGTCCCGCCCCCTCAACGAGGACGCGAAGCTCCAGATCTTCACCTCGAAGAGCCCCGAGGGGCTGGAGCTCATCCGGCACGACGCCGCCCACGTGGTGGCCAGCGCGGTGCAGCGCCTCTTCCCGGGCACGCAGGTGACCATCGGTCCGGCGACGGAGGAGGGCTTCTACTACGACTTCTTCCGGGAGAAGCCCTTCACGCCCGAGGACCTCGAGAAGATCGAGGAAGAGGCCAACAAGGAGATCGCCAAGAACCTCCCCTTCGTCCGGACCGAGGTGTCCATGGACGAGGCCATCAAGCTCTTCGAGGAGAAGGGGGAGAAGTTCAAGGTCGAGATCGTCAGGGACATCGCGGCCAAGGGCGCCAGGACGCTCACGCTCTACACCCACGGTGACTGGGTGGACTTCTGCCTGGGGCCCCACGCGCCCACCACGGGGAAGATCGGCGTCATCAAGCTGCTGTCCACCAGCGGTGCCTACTGGCGCGGAGACCATCGCAACCCGATGCTCCAGCGCATCTACGGCACGGCCTTCTTCGACAAGAAGGCGCTCCAGGAGTACCTCACGCGGATGGAGGAGGCGCGCAAGCGCGACCACCGCAAGCTGGGCAAGGAGCTGGATCTCTTCCACTTCCACCAGTACTCGCCGGGCGCGGCCTTCTGGACCCCCAAGGGCACCACGCTCTACAACACCCTGTCGGCCTTCATGCGTCGGCTGACGAGCGAGACCGGCTACGTCGAGATCAAGACCCCGCTGCTCTACAACAAGGGCCTGTGGGAGACGAGCGGCCACTGGGGCAAGTACAAGGAGAACATGTTCCTCGTGCTCGACAGCGAGAGCGGGGAGCATGACTTCTCGCTGAAGCCGATGAACTGCCCGAGTCACCACCTGTACTACGGCTTCAAGAAGCACAGCTACCGGGACCTGCCCCTGCGCCTGCACACCCAGGACGTGCTCCACCGCAACGAGGCGGCGGGCTCGCTGGGCGGCCTCACCCGCGTGCGCCAGTTCTGCCAGGACGACGCCCACATCTACTGCCGCGAGGATCAGATCCCGGACGAGGTGCGGCGCTTCGTGCAACTGCTGGACCGCGTCTACAAGGCGGTGGGTCTGAGCTACTCGGTGAAGCTGTCCACCCGGCCGGAGAAGCGGCTCGGTGATGACGCGCTGTGGGATCGCGCCGAGGCCGGCCTCAAGAGCGCCCTGGAGAGCCTCGGCCTCCAGTACGAGCTGAAGCCCGGCGACGGTGCCTTCTACGGTCCGAAGATCGACTTCGACGTGTCCGACAGCATCGGCCGCAAGTGGCAGCTGGGCACCATCCAGCTCGACTACCTGGCCCCCGAGCGCTTCGACCTCTCCTACGTGGGGGAGGACAACGCCGAGCACCGCCCGGTGGTCCTCCACCGCGCCATCTACGGCTCGTTCGAGCGCTTCATCGCCATCCTCATCGAGCACTTCGCCGGCGCCTTCCCCGCGTGGCTGGCTCCGATCCAGGGCGTGATCGTCACCGTGGCGGACCGTCAGCGGGACTACGCCCTCAAGGTGCGCGACCAGCTGCGCGCCAAGGGCTACCGGGTCGACTACGACGAGCGCGGGCTCACGCTCAACGCGAAGATCCGCGACGCCCAGCTCCAGAAGATCCCCTTCACCCTCGTGGTTGGAGACAACGAGGTGGAGGCGGGTGGGGTGTCCCCCCGTCGCTATGGCGGCGAGGACCTCAAGACCATGAAGCTCGAGGCCTTCGAGGCGCTCCTGGAGAAAGAGGCCGCCTGGCCGTGA
- a CDS encoding LPP20 family lipoprotein has translation MRRALWALVLAAPLSALAQGSGVDWQRQVLRVTGDGPPDVKASNPSQARLGAERSAKADAFADLLEQVKGVRVRADRTVGDEMAREDTRRQVEEVLRGYTVVGKRYYSDSGVQMDVEVPLSALTGVLVSPAPSGTPAQAEVKPAETKKAAKAKYTGLVVDARKLGMVPALAPRLLDASGQQLYGVESLSAEARKSTGVAGFFKSPEAARKSELVGTKPLMLEAARLEGSDLQLGPDAAKALEGLDPSLLTEGRVGILIK, from the coding sequence GTGAGGCGTGCACTGTGGGCGCTGGTGCTGGCGGCTCCGCTGTCGGCACTGGCACAGGGTAGTGGGGTGGATTGGCAGCGGCAGGTCCTCCGGGTGACGGGGGATGGGCCACCGGACGTGAAGGCTTCCAACCCGTCCCAGGCGAGGTTGGGCGCGGAGCGCTCGGCGAAGGCGGATGCTTTCGCGGATCTGCTGGAGCAGGTGAAGGGCGTCCGCGTCCGGGCGGACAGGACCGTGGGCGACGAGATGGCCCGTGAGGACACGCGCCGCCAGGTCGAGGAGGTGCTCCGCGGCTATACGGTCGTGGGGAAGCGCTACTACTCGGACAGCGGCGTGCAGATGGACGTGGAGGTTCCGCTCTCGGCGCTCACCGGGGTGCTGGTGTCTCCGGCGCCCTCGGGCACCCCCGCCCAGGCCGAGGTGAAGCCCGCCGAGACGAAGAAGGCCGCCAAGGCGAAGTACACGGGGCTGGTGGTGGACGCCCGGAAGCTGGGCATGGTGCCGGCGTTGGCGCCCCGGTTGCTCGATGCGTCCGGCCAGCAGCTCTATGGCGTCGAGTCGTTGTCTGCGGAGGCTCGGAAGAGCACGGGTGTTGCCGGATTCTTCAAGAGCCCCGAGGCGGCCAGGAAGTCGGAGCTGGTGGGGACGAAACCGCTGATGCTGGAGGCGGCGCGGCTCGAGGGCTCGGATCTTCAGTTGGGGCCGGACGCGGCGAAGGCGCTCGAGGGTCTGGACCCGAGCCTGCTCACCGAGGGGCGGGTAGGGATCCTCATCAAGTAG